One region of Intestinimonas massiliensis (ex Afouda et al. 2020) genomic DNA includes:
- the tet(W) gene encoding tetracycline resistance ribosomal protection protein Tet(W) has product MKIINIGILAHVDAGKTTLTESLLYASGAISEPGSVEKGTTRTDTMFLERQRGITIQAAVTSFQWHRCKVNIVDTPGHMDFLAEVYRSLAVLDGAILVISAKDGVQAQTRILFHALRKMNIPTVIFINKIDQAGVDLQSVVQSVRDKLSADIIIKQTVSLSPEIVLEENTDIEAWDAVIENNDELLEKYIAGEPISREKLAREEQQRVQDASLFPVYYGSAKNGLGIQPLMDAVTGLFQPIGEQGGAALCGSVFKVEYTDCGQRRVYLRLYSGTLRLRDTVALAGREKLKITEMRIPSKGEIVRTDTAYQGEIVILPSDSVRLNDVLGDQTRLPRKRWREDPLPMLRTTIAPKTAAQRERLLDALTQLADTDPLLRCEVDSITHEIILSFLGRVQLEVVSALLSEKYKLETVVKEPTVIYMERPLKAASHTIHIEVPPNPFWASIGLSVTPLPLGSGVQYESRVSLGYLNQSFQNAVRDGIRYGLEQGLFGWNVTDCKICFEYGLYYSPVSTPADFRSLAPIVLEQALKESGTQLLEPYLSFTLYAPREYLSRAYHDAPKYCATIETVQVKKDEVVFTGEIPARCIQAYRTDLAFYTNGQSVCLTELKGYQAAVGKPVIQPRRPNSRLDKVRYMFQKIM; this is encoded by the coding sequence ATGAAAATAATCAATATTGGAATTCTTGCCCATGTAGACGCTGGAAAGACGACCTTGACGGAGAGCCTGCTATATGCCAGCGGAGCCATTTCAGAACCGGGGAGCGTCGAAAAAGGGACAACGAGGACGGACACCATGTTTTTGGAGCGGCAGCGTGGGATTACCATTCAAGCGGCAGTCACTTCCTTCCAGTGGCACAGATGTAAAGTTAACATTGTGGATACGCCCGGCCACATGGATTTTTTGGCGGAGGTGTACCGCTCTTTGGCTGTTTTAGATGGGGCCATCTTGGTGATCTCCGCTAAAGATGGCGTGCAGGCCCAGACCCGTATTCTGTTCCATGCCCTGCGGAAAATGAACATTCCCACCGTTATCTTTATCAACAAGATCGACCAGGCTGGCGTTGATTTGCAGAGCGTGGTTCAGTCTGTTCGGGATAAGCTCTCCGCCGATATTATCATCAAGCAGACGGTGTCGCTGTCCCCGGAAATAGTCCTGGAGGAAAATACCGACATAGAAGCATGGGATGCGGTCATCGAAAATAACGATGAATTATTGGAAAAGTATATCGCAGGAGAACCAATCAGCCGGGAAAAACTTGCGCGGGAGGAACAGCAGCGGGTTCAAGACGCCTCCCTGTTCCCGGTCTATTATGGCAGCGCCAAAAATGGCCTTGGCATTCAACCGTTGATGGATGCGGTGACAGGGCTGTTCCAACCGATTGGGGAACAGGGGGGCGCCGCCCTATGCGGCAGCGTTTTCAAGGTTGAGTACACCGATTGCGGCCAGCGGCGTGTCTATCTACGGTTATACAGCGGAACGCTGCGCCTGCGGGATACGGTGGCCCTGGCCGGGAGAGAAAAGCTGAAAATCACAGAGATGCGTATTCCATCCAAAGGGGAAATTGTTCGGACAGACACCGCTTATCAGGGTGAAATTGTTATCCTTCCCAGCGACAGCGTGAGGTTAAACGATGTATTAGGGGACCAAACCCGGCTCCCTCGTAAAAGGTGGCGCGAGGACCCCCTCCCCATGCTGCGGACGACGATTGCGCCGAAAACGGCAGCGCAAAGAGAACGGCTGCTGGACGCTCTTACGCAACTTGCGGATACTGACCCGCTTTTGCGTTGCGAAGTGGATTCCATCACCCATGAGATCATTCTTTCTTTTTTGGGCCGGGTGCAGTTGGAGGTTGTTTCCGCTTTGCTGTCGGAAAAATACAAGCTTGAAACAGTGGTAAAGGAACCCACCGTCATTTATATGGAGCGGCCGCTCAAAGCAGCCAGCCACACCATCCATATCGAGGTGCCGCCCAACCCGTTTTGGGCATCCATCGGACTGTCTGTTACACCACTCCCGCTTGGCTCCGGTGTACAATACGAGAGCCGGGTTTCGCTGGGATACTTGAACCAGAGTTTTCAAAACGCTGTCAGGGATGGTATCCGTTACGGGCTGGAGCAGGGCTTGTTCGGCTGGAACGTAACGGACTGTAAGATTTGCTTTGAATACGGGCTTTATTACAGTCCGGTCAGCACGCCGGCGGACTTCCGCTCATTGGCCCCGATTGTATTGGAACAGGCATTGAAGGAATCAGGGACGCAACTGCTGGAACCTTATCTCTCCTTCACCCTCTATGCGCCCCGGGAATATCTTTCCAGGGCTTATCATGATGCACCGAAATACTGTGCCACCATCGAAACGGTCCAGGTAAAAAAGGATGAAGTTGTCTTTACTGGCGAGATTCCCGCCCGCTGTATACAGGCATACCGTACTGATCTGGCCTTTTACACCAACGGGCAGAGCGTATGCCTTACAGAACTGAAAGGGTATCAGGCCGCTGTCGGCAAGCCAGTCATCCAGCCCCGCCGTCCAAACAGCCGCCTGGACAAGGTGCGCTATATGTTTCAGAAGATAATGTAA
- a CDS encoding winged helix-turn-helix transcriptional regulator, which yields MPGTKRFGELKKSIGSVSQKVLTAQLRDMEENGLVNRKVYAEVPPRVEYSLTELGQSLKPILDAMWSWGEDYKEKCNK from the coding sequence CTGCCGGGTACAAAGCGTTTCGGTGAATTAAAAAAATCAATCGGCAGCGTTTCTCAAAAGGTTTTGACTGCTCAGCTTCGTGATATGGAAGAAAACGGACTCGTTAATCGAAAAGTGTATGCTGAAGTTCCGCCGAGAGTAGAATACTCTCTGACAGAATTGGGACAAAGCTTGAAACCTATTCTCGACGCTATGTGGAGTTGGGGCGAAGATTATAAAGAAAAATGTAATAAATAA
- a CDS encoding ImmA/IrrE family metallo-endopeptidase has product MGYYTTAEIVKIVNKLIDRCGTRDPYKVAKELGINIIYRNFDKQRGAYKVILKNRFVFLKNGMHPVVEQLVLWHEIGHDVLHRQEAVAVGGFKEFNIFDMRENRMEYEANIFASQASLPDDTILEYIENGYDIQQIARAMCSDINLIALKVDTLIAQGYQLRKQEHQNDFLKYNHKM; this is encoded by the coding sequence TTGGGGTATTACACTACGGCTGAGATTGTGAAAATCGTAAACAAGCTCATTGACCGCTGCGGTACTCGTGACCCATACAAGGTCGCAAAAGAGCTTGGTATCAATATAATCTACCGAAATTTTGACAAGCAGCGTGGAGCATATAAAGTTATTCTGAAGAACCGCTTTGTTTTTCTTAAAAACGGTATGCACCCGGTCGTGGAGCAGTTAGTGCTATGGCACGAAATCGGACACGATGTTCTCCACAGGCAAGAAGCGGTTGCTGTCGGCGGGTTCAAAGAGTTCAACATCTTTGATATGAGAGAGAACCGTATGGAGTATGAAGCAAATATCTTCGCTTCTCAGGCTTCGCTCCCGGACGACACCATTTTGGAATACATTGAAAACGGCTATGACATTCAGCAGATTGCACGGGCAATGTGTTCTGACATAAACCTGATTGCTCTGAAAGTGGATACGCTGATTGCACAGGGCTATCAACTTCGCAAACAGGAACACCAAAACGATTTTCTTAAATACAATCACAAAATGTAA
- a CDS encoding helix-turn-helix domain-containing protein: MTFGEKVKAERTKLGMSQDELAAKIGVTRRIIGSYENDKSRPRGMERYKKLAESLNVNVNYLLSEDDAFIADVEDKYGRRGARQAQELLAEVTGLFAGGEMADEDMREMVDAIQEAYLIAKKNNKKYTPKKYRKDE, encoded by the coding sequence ATGACATTCGGTGAAAAAGTCAAGGCTGAAAGAACAAAGCTTGGTATGAGTCAAGATGAGTTGGCAGCTAAAATCGGCGTAACCCGACGCATAATTGGTTCTTATGAAAATGATAAATCCCGTCCGAGAGGAATGGAAAGATATAAGAAGCTGGCAGAATCCTTAAATGTAAATGTGAATTATCTGCTGTCTGAGGACGACGCTTTCATCGCCGATGTAGAGGATAAGTACGGACGCAGAGGAGCAAGACAGGCTCAGGAGTTGCTTGCAGAAGTTACCGGTCTGTTTGCCGGCGGCGAAATGGCTGACGAGGATATGCGTGAAATGGTTGACGCCATTCAGGAAGCCTATCTTATTGCAAAGAAAAACAATAAAAAATACACCCCGAAGAAATACCGCAAAGACGAGTAA
- a CDS encoding DNA polymerase Y family protein encodes MLRSILHCDMNNFYASVECMLDPALKKYPIAVCGSVEERHGIVLAKNYKAKAFDVKTGDAVWQAKQKCKDLVVVPPHYEEYIKYSKLARSVYERYTDQVEPYGMDECWLDISGTESLFGSPEKVANEIRETMKFELGLTISVGVSFNKIFAKLGSDMKKPDAVTVIPKDTFKEKIWGLPAADLLGVGRATQRVLDSYCIRTIGDLANTDPEFLRRRLGKNGVVLWNYANGNDLSLVAKKDFVSPIKSVGHGITTVADLEKPEQVWPVFLELTQDIGHKLRVHGLSAEGVAIHIRDNTLNTRQWQTKIALPTQSPMIIAKTAFQLFEKRYGWNNPIRSVTVQAINLVPQDTPRQIDMFMDAAKQDKLERMEKCVEEIRRRFGKDSIRNGVLCQNLRLPPKKAEITMPTGMVG; translated from the coding sequence ATGTTACGAAGCATACTTCATTGTGATATGAATAACTTCTATGCCAGCGTCGAATGTATGCTCGACCCCGCATTGAAGAAATATCCGATTGCTGTCTGCGGCTCTGTGGAGGAACGACACGGTATCGTGCTTGCAAAGAACTACAAAGCAAAGGCTTTTGATGTGAAAACCGGGGACGCAGTATGGCAGGCTAAACAGAAGTGCAAGGACTTGGTTGTAGTGCCGCCCCATTATGAGGAGTATATCAAATACTCAAAGCTTGCGAGAAGCGTTTATGAGCGATATACCGACCAAGTTGAACCGTATGGTATGGACGAGTGTTGGCTGGATATTAGCGGGACAGAAAGCCTTTTCGGTTCGCCGGAAAAGGTGGCAAATGAAATTCGTGAGACTATGAAGTTTGAACTCGGCTTGACGATTTCTGTGGGTGTTTCCTTTAATAAGATATTTGCGAAGCTCGGCTCGGATATGAAGAAACCGGACGCAGTAACCGTAATTCCAAAGGACACATTCAAAGAAAAGATTTGGGGACTTCCTGCCGCTGACCTGCTCGGTGTAGGACGGGCAACCCAGCGAGTGCTTGACAGCTATTGTATTCGTACCATCGGGGATTTAGCGAATACCGACCCTGAGTTCTTACGCAGAAGATTAGGAAAGAACGGAGTAGTTTTATGGAACTATGCCAATGGTAACGACCTTTCCCTTGTTGCCAAGAAAGACTTCGTTTCTCCTATAAAAAGCGTAGGACACGGTATAACAACGGTAGCAGACTTAGAGAAACCGGAGCAGGTGTGGCCCGTGTTTCTCGAGTTAACCCAAGACATCGGACACAAGCTCCGTGTTCACGGACTGAGTGCAGAAGGTGTCGCAATACATATTAGAGACAACACACTCAATACAAGGCAATGGCAGACGAAGATTGCACTTCCTACACAGTCTCCGATGATTATTGCAAAGACCGCTTTTCAGTTGTTTGAAAAAAGATATGGGTGGAATAACCCTATCCGTTCTGTGACGGTACAAGCCATAAATCTTGTTCCACAAGACACGCCCCGTCAAATAGATATGTTTATGGACGCCGCCAAGCAGGACAAATTGGAGCGAATGGAAAAGTGTGTTGAAGAAATCAGACGGCGTTTCGGAAAGGACAGCATAAGGAATGGGGTTCTGTGTCAGAACCTGCGGCTACCACCGAAAAAAGCTGAAATCACTATGCCGACAGGTATGGTCGGTTAA
- a CDS encoding ImmA/IrrE family metallo-endopeptidase, with product MKHLSRFDIEAIADKYVQAYMALPDVRNTQIYRIDPELLLEKVLGLNVEYQHLSYDGSILGMTSFTEMGVQVFEDDDNEAFFFLDGKTVLVEKDLNFDSKLKGRKNFTLMHEGSHQIFKMLFPHDYGVTQKSAGVHYCKANSERNKPISDWEEWQANTLGAAILLPENLIKQGMYLFSLGEKIECLNKIYYPSVYKRFDALADFLGCSKKALAIRMKQLGLLKKEYLDNPFDLVTVYPEVSEL from the coding sequence TTGAAACATTTATCGAGATTTGACATCGAAGCGATTGCCGACAAGTATGTTCAGGCATATATGGCACTTCCTGATGTCCGTAACACACAAATATACAGAATTGACCCGGAGCTTCTCTTGGAGAAGGTTCTCGGATTGAATGTCGAATACCAGCACCTATCCTATGACGGTAGTATTCTCGGAATGACCTCATTTACGGAAATGGGTGTTCAGGTATTTGAAGATGATGATAACGAAGCCTTTTTCTTTTTGGACGGGAAAACCGTTCTTGTGGAAAAGGACTTGAACTTTGACAGCAAGCTGAAAGGCAGAAAGAACTTTACCTTAATGCACGAGGGCAGCCATCAGATATTCAAGATGTTGTTCCCGCATGATTACGGTGTAACACAGAAATCTGCCGGAGTACATTATTGCAAGGCAAATTCCGAGAGGAATAAGCCAATATCCGATTGGGAGGAATGGCAGGCAAACACGCTTGGAGCTGCTATTCTTCTTCCTGAAAACCTCATAAAACAAGGAATGTATCTGTTCAGTCTCGGCGAAAAGATTGAATGCCTGAACAAGATATACTATCCGAGCGTATATAAAAGGTTTGACGCACTTGCCGATTTTTTAGGGTGTTCCAAAAAAGCACTTGCCATACGAATGAAACAGCTCGGACTACTGAAAAAGGAGTATCTTGATAATCCTTTTGATTTGGTTACGGTTTATCCGGAGGTGAGCGAGCTATGA
- a CDS encoding chromatin SPT2: MTKLTLEQQELLFANDCKLINLRYEYHGYTGTEKWAIVTELAEEELWVKYPDVIRRYTPFILLSMAQGEVIDESYRNNDKYEKRAKRTIDVYGYEDDISEQFHRELITPFVDPFEQAEEERIEEEKEQLRQLEIAKVRKVLEMLKPVQRERMIKAILLGMSSRKIAKEEGVYYSVVDKSIAAARKNFKKFYENL, from the coding sequence ATGACAAAACTTACATTAGAACAACAGGAATTATTATTTGCGAACGACTGCAAACTCATCAATCTGCGGTATGAATACCACGGTTACACCGGCACGGAGAAATGGGCGATTGTAACAGAACTGGCGGAAGAAGAATTGTGGGTTAAATACCCTGATGTTATCCGCCGGTACACCCCGTTCATTCTGCTTTCTATGGCTCAGGGCGAAGTGATTGACGAGTCATACAGAAACAATGATAAGTACGAAAAGCGAGCAAAAAGAACAATCGATGTGTACGGCTATGAAGATGACATCTCTGAACAGTTCCACCGGGAACTGATTACTCCGTTTGTTGACCCGTTTGAGCAGGCGGAGGAAGAACGGATTGAGGAAGAAAAGGAACAGCTTCGACAGTTAGAAATTGCAAAAGTCAGAAAGGTATTGGAAATGCTGAAACCCGTTCAGAGAGAAAGAATGATTAAAGCGATTTTGTTAGGTATGAGTTCAAGAAAAATCGCAAAGGAAGAAGGCGTATATTACAGCGTTGTAGATAAGTCGATTGCCGCCGCAAGAAAAAATTTCAAGAAATTTTATGAAAACCTCTGA
- a CDS encoding type II toxin-antitoxin system PemK/MazF family toxin, with the protein MQRKEIQRGDLFYYDFGKREGSVQSGERPVMVIQADNFNANAPTIIVAAVTAVMKKKYLPSHIILGEDFGLKKPSMVLLEQIQTVNKDELTDYIGSVNDERLWKQINAALKKTFGLWIYNTDRNGDVRCLCPKCLSDYIHDPNYVVRRLDPFAKSKDHCDKCNNSGWDYIVYDKRTSVKGKGCRNVK; encoded by the coding sequence ATGCAGAGAAAAGAAATTCAGCGTGGAGATTTATTCTACTACGATTTTGGAAAAAGGGAGGGGTCTGTCCAGTCGGGAGAGAGACCTGTAATGGTAATTCAGGCGGACAACTTTAATGCAAACGCTCCGACAATTATTGTTGCGGCTGTTACAGCTGTGATGAAAAAGAAGTATCTTCCTTCACACATCATTTTGGGTGAGGACTTCGGTCTGAAGAAGCCGTCAATGGTTCTTCTTGAACAGATACAGACCGTCAATAAGGATGAACTGACAGACTACATTGGTTCGGTAAACGATGAAAGGCTTTGGAAGCAAATTAACGCAGCTCTTAAAAAGACTTTCGGTTTATGGATTTACAACACAGACAGAAACGGAGATGTTCGTTGCTTATGCCCCAAGTGTCTGAGCGACTATATCCACGACCCAAACTATGTTGTCAGGCGTCTTGACCCGTTTGCGAAAAGCAAAGACCACTGCGATAAGTGCAATAACAGCGGTTGGGATTACATCGTTTATGACAAACGCACCTCGGTCAAAGGAAAGGGGTGCAGGAATGTCAAATAG
- a CDS encoding excisionase — MSNSSEKKKRYNIPLWCKPNLSIEEAAAYSGIGMGKLYEMTESQDCPFVLWIGSRRMIKRKVFDEFIERQYSI, encoded by the coding sequence ATGTCAAATAGCAGTGAAAAAAAGAAGCGTTACAACATTCCTCTTTGGTGTAAACCAAACCTGTCTATTGAGGAGGCGGCAGCTTATTCCGGTATTGGAATGGGAAAGCTTTATGAAATGACGGAAAGTCAGGATTGTCCTTTTGTTCTTTGGATTGGTAGCAGAAGAATGATTAAAAGGAAAGTCTTTGACGAGTTTATCGAAAGGCAATACTCGATTTAA
- a CDS encoding excisionase — protein MSDKQLKSNMSSVPIWKKMNLTVEEASEYSGIGTSKIKELSNCEDCPFVLWNGAKRLIKRKQFEEYLSSQYSL, from the coding sequence ATGTCTGACAAACAACTTAAATCCAATATGTCGAGTGTCCCAATTTGGAAGAAGATGAACCTTACGGTTGAAGAAGCTTCGGAATATTCGGGCATTGGCACATCAAAGATAAAAGAACTATCGAATTGCGAAGATTGTCCTTTCGTTCTTTGGAACGGGGCAAAGCGATTGATTAAAAGGAAACAATTTGAGGAATACCTGTCATCGCAGTATTCCCTCTGA
- a CDS encoding excisionase, whose protein sequence is MGNKQTELNNSGNQVETVPVWVKPYLTIDEATAYTGIGRDKLYEMTSREKCPFVLWVGNRRMIKRRVFDEYIEKMYSI, encoded by the coding sequence ATGGGAAATAAGCAGACTGAATTGAATAATTCAGGTAATCAGGTGGAAACCGTGCCGGTTTGGGTAAAGCCTTACCTTACGATTGATGAAGCGACCGCTTACACAGGCATAGGCAGAGACAAACTCTATGAGATGACAAGCCGAGAAAAATGTCCGTTTGTTCTGTGGGTAGGAAACAGACGAATGATTAAGAGACGAGTTTTTGATGAGTACATTGAGAAAATGTACTCAATATAG
- a CDS encoding excisionase has protein sequence MDNDVLAYRVLLEKRKENAPFWEKKVLTVEEAAEYTGIGRTKIRQIIMRGDCPFAVTNGVQVCVIRDKFIDYLDKQFSI, from the coding sequence ATGGACAACGATGTTTTAGCTTACAGAGTCTTACTCGAAAAGCGAAAAGAAAATGCTCCCTTTTGGGAGAAGAAGGTTTTAACGGTTGAGGAAGCAGCCGAGTACACCGGTATCGGCAGGACAAAAATCAGGCAAATCATAATGAGGGGCGATTGTCCCTTTGCTGTCACTAACGGTGTTCAGGTCTGTGTAATCCGAGACAAATTTATTGATTATCTTGATAAGCAATTTAGTATTTAA
- a CDS encoding site-specific integrase: MPRTKRKDKSRVVLRTGESQRADGTYHFSWTDANHKRRYVYAKTLDELRYKEEQIAKDKSDGIKAEARYTTVNDIYELWKDLKRGLKNNTFENYKYMYETFVRHQIGSKTVSSLRKTDIKRFYNYLADERHLKPATIDNIHTVLHQILDMAVDDDYIRNNPSNNVLKELKQSHCFQTEKRRALTKPEQELFLDYLKNSPTSKYWYPVFAVMIGTGLRVGEVTGLRWCDIDLEEGIIDVNHTLVYYDHRTEGSKRGCYFNVNTTKTPAGRRKVPMLGFVKEAFLMEKERQELLDLHCEATVDGYTDFIFINRFGQPQHQATLNKAIRRIIRDCNDEQLLKDENAEVLLPHFSCHSLRHTFTTRMCEAGVNVKVIQDTLGHKDISTTLNIYTDVTKELRKSEFEGLDSYFKNEYNKVSV, encoded by the coding sequence ATGCCAAGAACAAAAAGAAAAGACAAATCAAGAGTAGTGCTTCGTACAGGCGAATCACAGAGAGCCGATGGTACATACCATTTCAGTTGGACGGACGCCAACCACAAAAGGCGTTATGTGTATGCCAAGACACTTGATGAACTGCGATACAAAGAGGAACAAATCGCAAAAGACAAGAGCGATGGCATTAAGGCAGAAGCTCGATACACAACGGTCAATGACATTTATGAGCTTTGGAAGGATTTGAAGCGAGGTCTGAAAAACAACACCTTTGAAAACTATAAGTATATGTATGAGACCTTTGTCCGTCATCAGATAGGTTCAAAGACTGTATCTTCTCTGAGAAAAACAGATATAAAGAGGTTCTATAATTACCTTGCAGACGAACGCCATCTGAAGCCGGCGACCATTGATAATATTCATACGGTTCTCCATCAGATTTTGGATATGGCGGTCGATGATGACTACATCAGGAATAACCCGTCAAACAATGTGCTCAAAGAGTTGAAACAGTCCCATTGTTTTCAGACCGAGAAGCGTAGAGCCTTAACAAAGCCGGAGCAAGAGTTGTTTCTTGACTATTTGAAAAACTCTCCGACATCAAAGTATTGGTATCCGGTGTTTGCGGTTATGATTGGTACGGGACTTCGTGTTGGAGAGGTTACAGGGTTAAGATGGTGCGATATTGATTTGGAAGAAGGTATCATTGATGTGAACCACACGCTGGTTTACTATGACCATCGTACCGAGGGCAGTAAGCGTGGCTGTTACTTCAATGTTAATACGACCAAAACCCCGGCAGGAAGAAGAAAAGTGCCTATGCTCGGTTTCGTCAAAGAAGCATTTTTAATGGAAAAAGAAAGACAGGAATTACTTGACCTTCATTGTGAAGCGACTGTTGACGGATACACCGATTTTATCTTCATCAACCGTTTCGGACAGCCGCAACATCAGGCAACCCTCAACAAAGCAATTCGCCGTATTATTCGTGACTGTAACGATGAGCAGTTGTTGAAAGATGAAAATGCAGAAGTATTGCTCCCGCATTTTAGCTGCCATTCTTTAAGGCATACTTTCACAACAAGAATGTGCGAAGCAGGGGTAAATGTTAAGGTCATTCAGGACACGCTCGGTCATAAGGATATTTCAACTACGCTCAACATCTATACCGATGTAACAAAGGAGCTGAGGAAGTCCGAATTTGAAGGTCTTGACTCCTACTTCAAAAATGAGTATAATAAAGTGTCGGTTTGA
- a CDS encoding TrkH family potassium uptake protein, translating to MLNRMRNHFRDFLRNRRNFNPTRIVAGSFGVIILLGTLLLMLPAASRDGQSAGLFASLFTATSASCVTGLIVADTWLQWSLFGQTVILVMIQLGGLGFMTVITLFSLALHRRIGLSERLVMVSTLNLNDMDGVVRMVQHALMGTFCMEGAGALLLSLRFIPKFGLAGGLWRGVFHGVSAFCNAGFDLLGGYSGAFSSLAGFNDDPVVLLTTAALITVGGLGFFVWEDVLQHRRWKKLSLYSRLVLSLTAALILFGALFFFAVEYRNPATLGPMPLWQKGLNALFQSVTLRTAGFDALGQGGLTDSSLALSVIFMLIGGSSGSTAGGLKTVTVAVLLLAFRAGVRGREEVTLRGRAISHRRVMNAMTLTLMVVFLFMVSSMLLSTVDGLPFLSAAFEVASAMGTVGLTVGITPGLSLFSRGVLVFLMYVGRVGILSFSIAFLTRSKYPAKIKYPTFDIMIG from the coding sequence TTGCTGAATCGAATGCGAAACCACTTCCGGGATTTCCTCCGGAACCGGCGGAACTTCAACCCTACCCGGATCGTGGCCGGGTCCTTCGGCGTAATCATTCTGCTGGGAACCCTGCTGCTGATGCTGCCCGCGGCCTCCCGCGACGGTCAGAGCGCCGGGCTGTTCGCCAGCCTGTTCACCGCCACCTCGGCCTCCTGTGTCACCGGCCTCATCGTGGCGGATACCTGGCTCCAGTGGAGCCTGTTCGGACAGACGGTCATCCTGGTGATGATCCAGTTGGGCGGACTGGGCTTTATGACAGTCATCACCCTGTTCTCCCTGGCCCTGCATCGGCGCATCGGGCTGTCGGAGCGGCTGGTGATGGTGTCCACCTTGAACCTGAACGACATGGACGGTGTGGTCCGGATGGTACAGCACGCCCTGATGGGCACCTTCTGCATGGAGGGGGCGGGGGCGCTGCTGCTGTCTCTGCGCTTCATTCCAAAGTTCGGTCTTGCGGGCGGCCTGTGGCGGGGCGTCTTTCACGGTGTCTCCGCCTTTTGCAACGCGGGCTTTGACCTGCTGGGCGGCTACAGCGGAGCCTTTTCCAGCCTGGCCGGCTTCAACGACGATCCGGTGGTGCTGCTGACCACCGCCGCACTCATCACCGTGGGTGGGCTGGGCTTTTTCGTGTGGGAGGATGTGCTCCAGCACCGGCGCTGGAAAAAGCTGTCCCTCTATAGCCGCCTGGTCCTGAGTCTCACCGCGGCGCTCATCTTGTTCGGCGCGCTGTTCTTCTTCGCCGTGGAGTACCGCAACCCGGCCACCCTGGGGCCCATGCCCCTGTGGCAGAAGGGACTCAATGCCCTGTTCCAGTCCGTTACCCTGCGCACCGCCGGCTTCGACGCCCTCGGACAGGGCGGGCTGACCGACAGCTCCCTGGCCCTGTCGGTGATTTTCATGCTCATCGGAGGCTCCAGCGGCTCTACCGCCGGCGGCCTTAAGACCGTCACCGTGGCCGTGCTGCTGCTGGCCTTCCGGGCGGGCGTGCGGGGCCGGGAAGAGGTCACCCTCCGGGGCCGGGCCATCTCCCACCGCCGGGTTATGAACGCCATGACCCTGACGCTGATGGTGGTCTTCCTGTTTATGGTGAGTTCCATGCTTCTGTCCACGGTGGACGGACTGCCCTTCCTGTCCGCCGCCTTCGAGGTGGCCTCCGCCATGGGGACCGTGGGCCTCACCGTGGGCATCACGCCCGGACTGAGCCTGTTTTCCCGAGGGGTGCTGGTCTTTCTGATGTATGTGGGCCGGGTGGGCATTCTGTCCTTCTCCATTGCCTTCCTCACCCGAAGCAAGTACCCCGCAAAGATCAAATACCCTACCTTCGATATCATGATCGGTTAA
- a CDS encoding potassium channel family protein has translation MKTFVVIGLGRFGTAVATELCTLGHEVLAVDGREENVQAAADKVTHAVMGDARDPAVLKALGVRNYDCAIVAVGDDVGNSALITLNLKEIGVKEVIAKAQSHVHRKVLEKIGADRVVFPEHEMGVKLAQGLSSSNVLNFIELSDDYGIVELAAPRSWVGHTLKELDVRAKYGVNIIAIRDGASRRLEVAPGADYALRSGDVVVTLGRNEDINRLHDL, from the coding sequence ATGAAAACGTTTGTTGTGATCGGCCTGGGCCGCTTCGGCACGGCGGTGGCCACCGAGCTGTGCACCCTGGGCCATGAGGTGCTGGCCGTGGACGGCCGGGAGGAAAACGTCCAGGCGGCGGCCGACAAGGTCACCCATGCCGTCATGGGCGACGCCCGGGACCCGGCTGTGCTCAAGGCACTGGGGGTGCGCAACTACGACTGCGCCATCGTGGCCGTGGGGGACGATGTGGGCAACAGCGCCCTCATCACTCTGAACCTCAAGGAGATCGGAGTGAAGGAGGTCATCGCCAAGGCCCAGAGCCACGTCCACCGCAAGGTGCTGGAGAAGATCGGAGCCGACCGGGTGGTCTTTCCCGAACATGAGATGGGGGTCAAGCTGGCTCAGGGGCTGTCCAGTTCCAACGTCCTGAATTTCATCGAGCTGTCTGATGACTACGGCATCGTGGAGCTGGCAGCGCCCAGAAGCTGGGTGGGACACACCCTGAAGGAGCTGGATGTCCGGGCCAAGTACGGCGTCAACATCATCGCCATCCGGGACGGCGCCTCCCGCCGGCTGGAGGTGGCTCCGGGGGCGGATTACGCCCTGCGCTCCGGCGACGTTGTGGTCACACTGGGGCGGAACGAGGACATCAACCGGCTCCATGACCTCTGA